One Ornithodoros turicata isolate Travis unplaced genomic scaffold, ASM3712646v1 Chromosome15, whole genome shotgun sequence DNA window includes the following coding sequences:
- the LOC135372458 gene encoding uncharacterized protein K02A2.6-like: MELALQVLDAHYASAVNPIAERHRFRHRRQLPSEAIDDYAIALRELASTCDFGTTLDSMLRDQIVESTNIPHLRDRLLLEGHSLTLSRTLALARQFQQAQKESREFTVETQQDEVQRITRQVHGKLLQGAQRYSKRTTGKTQCFRCGSSNHLANSSACKARNQRCFLCNKTGHFRSVCRSAGHLRELTSEEPVQDSPSCADAQTVLHLERGVTKKKPGIFITLTVSDIDIRFLIDTGSSVSIMSADTYQTHFSAKHPLKPPSVNLYDFSKHCIAVQGCFTVTVSFADRSAHLTFYVVSHGTTLLGMDAVTSLDLCIDGMSHTCFSTTTSAPSVPPGISVEFGHLFDGALGLCKNYIHKVKTRPDVKPVAGKLRRLPLTVRQQVSEELGRLEEQDVIERVTASEWVSPIVVAKKKDGSIRLCVDLREPNKAVVPDCFPLPHTDELLNALAGATKFSKLDLSSAYHQVPLHPDSRDLTAFITHDGLFRFKRVCFGLASAPSAFQHMMSLVLKGCTGVLFYVDDIIIYGRTEEEHQKNLYRVLQRLAAEGLKLNHKCVFDVSELSFLGHVVNCQGLLPQASAIEALQCAPAPTDLKSLRSFLGLAGYYSKFISHYAELVEPMRELLRDSKPFIWTSSADESFKKVKSVLSSCPVLHMFDPRLPVIVATDASSYGLGAVLQQLKGDQVRTVAFASRTLSPLERKYSVGEREALACLWACERWHVYLWGRPFTLRTDHQALVTLLGAHGTGHRPLRISRWSARLLYYNFKVEYKKGAENYVADALSRLPLPSQQDFEEEIVCTVSNPITKGELQDATRLDPEASAVINALEGGSWPPRAEMSRSMIPYYRFRDELSVVDGLLYRGERIVVPQALTSKILTLAHETHPGIVRTKQRLRDLYWWPGMDAQAEKMVRDCSTCQSADKSARTAPSPLHPVPFPAKPWAKLGVDIVGQLEDCPHSCRYAITLIDYHSKWPEVSFASTVTTATVETFLRHVFSREGFPEELVTDNGPQFVSAEFKTFLQDRGIRQTTVSVYYPQANGQVERFNRVFKDVIQVAKLRNKDVKSAVLEYLTVHRSTPHATTGVSPSVLLHGRAIRTRLNVVGLEGQSVDVDMPKVRQRVECKQSKQKLYTDSKLSAKCRIFTPGTYVRVRLPGRRKKGHPNFSPPLKIIAPRGPLSYLLEDGKVWHSSKFTKHHGAERLPAQRMEEQKEQPFITSSWWAITEQASSHPPLVPEVPAPGTVQEQQQGPQLRRSKRQRTAPERYPDTRKP, encoded by the coding sequence ATGGAACTTGCCCTGCAAGTTTTGGATGCCCATTACGCTTCTGCGGTCAACCCCATTGCTGAGCGACACAGGTTTCGCCATCGCCGTCAGCTACCCAGTGAGGCCATCGACGACTACGCCATTGCGCTTCGAGAACTTGCCAGTACCTGTGATTTTGGAACGACACTGGACTCTATGCTCCGCGACCAGATTGTAGAGTCAACCAATATTCCGCATCTACGCGACCGTCTTCTCCTAGAAGGGCATTCCCTTACGCTGAGCCGGACGCTCGCACTGGCTCGGCAATTTCAACAGGCGCAGAAGGAGTCCAGAGAATTTACAGTTGAAACGCAGCAAGATGAGGTTCAACGAATAACGAGACAGGTGCATGGGAAGTTACTTCAAGGGGCTCAACGCTACAGCAAACGCACGACAGGCAAAACTCAATGCTTTCGTTGCGGCTCTTCTAATCACCTAGCAAATTCCTCGGCATGCAAGGCCCGGAACCAAAGATGTTTCTTATGCAATAAAACGGGGCATTTCCGTTCCGTTTGCCGTTCTGCAGGACACCTACGAGAGTTGACTAGCGAAGAGCCCGTCCAGGATTCTCCTTCCTGTGCTGATGCCCAGACTGTTTTGCACCTGGAACGTGGCGTTACTAAGAAGAAACCTGGGATTTTCATCACCTTGACAGTATCGGATATAGACATACGTTTCCTCATTGATACTGGATCATCCGTATCGATAATGTCCGCTGACACCTACCAGACGCATTTTTCAGCAAAGCACCCCTTGAAACCGCCGTCCGTAAATCTGTATGACTTCTCCAAGCACTGCATTGCTGTTCAAGGATGCTTCACGGTGACGGTGTCCTTCGCCGATCGTTCTGCACACCTGACCTTCTACGTAGTGTCCCACGGGACTACCCTTTTGGGGATGGATGCTGTCACATCTTTGGATCTATGCATCGACGGCATGAGTCACACCTGCTTCAGTACTACGACGTCGGCTCCTTCTGTACCGCCAGGTATTTCAGTTGAGTTCGGGCACCTTTTCGACGGAGCTCTTGGGCTGTGCAAGAATTACATCCACAAGGTGAAGACGCGCCCTGATGTGAAGCCTGTTGCTGGGAAGCTACGCCGACTACCTCTCACTGTACGTCAACAAGTTTCCGAGGAATTAGGCCGTTTGGAGGAGCAGGATGTGATTGAGAGGGTGACAGCTTCGGAATGGGTCTCGCCAATAGTTGTGGCGAAGAAAAAGGATGGTTCCATTCGGTTATGCGTGGATCTTCGTGAACCGAACAAAGCAGTCGTGCCGGACTGTTTTCCGTTGCCACATACTGATGAGCTGCTAAACGCATTAGCCGGCGCTACAAAGTTTTCAAAGCTTGATTTATCATCGGCGTACCACCAAGTGCCTCTTCACCCGGATAGTAGAGACCTAACTGCCTTCATTACTCATGATGGTCTTTTCCGTTTCAAGCGAGTATGCTTTGGACTTGCCTCTGCACCATcggcatttcaacatatgaTGTCACTTGTACTGAAAGGTTGTACGGGCGTGCTCTTCTATGTCGATGACATCATCATCTACGGACGGACTGAAGAGGAGCATCAGAAGAACCTTTACCGCGTACTGCAACGTTTGGCTGCTGAAGGACTGAAGTTAAACCATAAATGCGTCTTCGACGTTTCAGAACTTTCCTTCTTGGGACACGTTGTTAATTGTCAAGGACTGTTACCGCAGGCATCTGCAATTGAGGCTCTGCAATGCGCTCCCGCCCCAACAGACTTGAAGTCTCTACGTTCTTTTCTTGGATTAGCAGGGTATTATTCGAAATTTATTTCGCACTACGCTGAACTGGTGGAACCGATGCGAGAACTCCTTCGAGACTCCAAGCCATTCATATGGACGTCAAGTGCGGATGAAAGTTTCAAGAAAGTGAAGTCGGTGCTCAGCTCCTGTCCAGTCCTCCACATGTTTGACCCACGACTCCCTGTGATCGTGGCGACGGATGCTTCGTCTTACGGACTGGGCGCCGTCTTGCAGCAACTTAAAGGGGACCAGGTTCGCACAGTTGCGTTTGCTTCTCGCACGTTGTCTCCCCTGGAGAGGAAGTATTCGGTTGGAGAACGTGAAGCGCTTGCTTGCCTGTGGGCATGCGAGCGCTGGCATGTCTACCTTTGGGGACGCCCGTTTACTCTGCGTACAGACCATCAAGCGTTAGTGACCCTTCTTGGGGCTCACGGTACAGGCCACAGACCTCTTCGAATTTCCAGATGGTCTGCGAGGCTACTTTACTACAACTTCAAAGTTGAATACAAGAAGGGAGCAGAAAACTACGTAGCGGACGCTCTATCCCGGCTACCGTTACCATCACAGCAAGACTTTGAAGAGGAGATAGTGTGCACCGTCTCCAATCCGATCACCAAGGGAGAGCTCCAAGATGCTACTCGACTCGATCCTGAAGCCAGTGCAGTTATCAACGCACTTGAAGGAGGGTCGTGGCCACCGCGTGCTGAGATGTCTCGAAGCATGATCCCCTATTACCGCTTTCGAGACGAGCTTTCTGTTGTAGATGGACTGCTGTACCGTGGAGAACGCATCGTTGTTCCGCAGGCGTTAACATCTAAGATTCTCACTCTCGCGCACGAAACCCATCCGGGAATTGTGCGGACAAAGCAGAGACTCCGGGATCTCTACTGGTGGCCTGGAATGGACGCACAAGCTGAAAAGATGGTGCGTGACTGCTCTACCTGTCAATCCGCTGACAAGTCTGCCAGGACAGCGCCTTCACCTTTACACCCGGTCCCATTTCCGGCCAAGCCATGGGCAAAGTTAGGTGTAGACATCGTCGGACAGTTGGAGGACTGCCCTCACTCCTGTCGCTACGCCATTACCCTAATTGACTACCATAGCAAGTGGCCGGAGGTTTCGTTTGCATCAACTGTAACGACCGCCACAGTAGAAACGTTTCTCCGGCATGTTTTCAGTCGCGAGGGTTTTCCTGAAGAACTAGTCACTGACAATGGCCCGCAATTTGTTTCAGCAGAATTTAAAACATTTCTTCAAGATCGTGGCATTCGTCAAACGACAGTTTCAGTGTACTACCCACAAGCAAATGGCCAAGTGGAGCGTTTCAATCGTGTTTTCAAGGACGTCATTCAAGTTGCAAAACTTCGTAACAAGGACGTGAAATCAGCAGTTCTCGAGTACCTCACCGTACATAGAAGTACCCCTCATGCTACCACGGGTGTTTCACCGTCAGTTCTCCTTCACGGCAGGGCCATACGAACTCGCCTAAATGTGGTGGGACTTGAAGGGCAGTCAGTCGACGTGGACATGCCGAAAGTCCGGCAGCGGGTGGAGTGTAAGCAGTCAAAGCAGAAGTTATACACTGACTCTAAACTATCTGCTAAGTGTCGAATATTCACTCCCGGTACCTACGTTCGAGTGCGCCTGCCTGGTCGACGAAAGAAGGGGCATCCGAATTTTTCGCCGCCGTTGAAGATAATTGCTCCACGAGGACCACTTTCCTATCTGTTGGAGGATGGCAAAGTATGGCACTCGTCGAAATTTACGAAACACCACGGCGCAGAGAGGTTACCTGCCCAGCGAATGGAGGAGCAGAAGGAACAGCCGTTCATCACTAGCTCTTGGTGGGCAATCACCGAGCAAGCTTCTTCACATCCTCCGCTTGTGCCAGAAGTGCCAGCCCCCGGCACTGTTCAGGAACAACAACAAGGGCCACAACTTCGACGGAGCAAACGCCAACGTACCGCACCCGAGCGCTACCCGGACACTAGAAAGCCGTAG